In Methylomonas sp. MK1, the genomic stretch TTCCTAACTGGATATAACGATTTTCAAGGCCCGGGCGACTAAGCCATGTTTCAAGCACTGTCACGTTCCTACTGTAGGAGGGTCGGTTAGCAGAATCAGTGAGCTAGTAAACTCCGAGGATGTTAAAAGTTTCATTGATTTGGCGCTTTCTAGCCTTGGCTATTGGCTAAAAGATCGGCATCGTATATCCCGGCGCGCGGCGGTCGAAATAAAAAAATTCTTATATCTGGCCGGATTAGGGTAAGAAGCAATCCGCTTACGTTCTCGGAAAAACGTATGCGAAAAACAGCATTGCCTGTTAATCCGGTTAGCGTACAATCCAGAGTGCTTATCGATAGTCGTTTCAAACCCACTTCAATCGTTAGTCAGCAGCCGGCCGCTAAATCATACGTGAGCAGTAACCCGAACAAACAAGCAGCAATTCAAGCGGCACAGCTGCGGCAACTGTTTGCGGCAAGCAATGTGTCATTGATTAGCAGTACGCTATTGGCGGCGATTCTGGCCTATATGCAGCGCGACATGATTGCGGCCCCCGTGGTGCTCAGTTGGTTGACGCTAATTGTGTTGGTGGCGGTTTCCCGCACTTTGCTGGTCAAGGCTTATCGATCCGCCGCGCCGGAAGTCGGGGAAAGCACTCGGTTCTGGATGAAAAGATTTCGGATTGGGGTGCTGGCCGTGGGCTTGGTGTGGGGAGCGGCCGGTTTTCTGATGTTTCCGGCCAACAACTCGCAACATCAACTATTCCTGGTTTTTATGCTGGCGGGTTTGTCGGCCGGCGGCGTGGTGGCATTTTCCGCCGATCTGCTCAGCGCGGTGCTATTTTCTTTGAGCTCGCTGCTGCCCATCATTGTTCGCTTGTTCATGTCAGGCAATGGATTGTTTGTGGCGATGAGCGTGGCAGGGTCTTTATACCTGTGCTTCATGGTGATCAGCTTGCGTCGTATCAATCGAAGTATCACCGAGAATATTGTGCTGCATCTGGATGCCGCGGAAAGAGAGGAGGCCATGCGTATCAGTGAGCAGCGCTATCGCTTGTTGCTGAAACACTCGCCCATCGGTATTTTTCATTACGACACCGATCTGATCGTTACTTACTGTAACGAACCTTTCGCCGCTATTTTGCAGAATACCGTCGATAACATTGTCGGATTGGATATTAAGGGGTTTAAAGACGGTTCAATACTCGCCGCCTTGCATCAGGCATTGAACGGTGAAAAGGTGAGTTATGAAGGCGAATTCCGGCCGGCGCTGGATGCCGCCGGCATAGTGATAGACATGATCTGCGCGCCGTCGCGAGACGGTGCCGGCAAAATTGTTGGCGGCATTGCGATTATTCGGGACATCAGCGAGCGTAAGCAGGCGGAAGAAATGCTGCGTATCAGCGCCATCGCCTTCGAATCGCAGGCGGCGATGATCGTCACCTCCCCGGACGGAGTGATCCTGCGGGTGAATAGGGCCTTTATCGCGTTGACCGGCTACAGCTCGGAAGAAGTGCTGGGCCAAACGCCGCAAATGCTCAACTCCGGGCGCCACGACAAGGGCTTCTTTGCGGCTATGTGGACTGTATTGCAGGAGACCGGCCATTGGCAAGGCGAAATCTGGAATCGCCGCAAAAACGGCTTGATCGTCGCCGAATGGCTGACGATAGCAGCCGTAGTCGCACCTGATGGCCGCATTACCCATTATGTCGGTACATTTTCGGATATTACCGAGAACAAGGAGGCGGTGGCGGAAATCCACCGTTTGGCTTATTACGATCCTTTAACCCATTTGCCTAACCGGCGTTTACTGCAAGATCGTTTGGGCCAGGAGTTGGTTGCCGGCGCCCGCAACGGCTTATATGGTGCGATTCTGTTCTTGGATCTGGATAATTTCAAGACGCTTAACGACACGCGCGGGCATGATGCCGGTGACCAGTTATTGGTCGAAGTGGCGCGGCGTTTACGTACTAGCGTGCGCGAATGCGACATCGTCGGACGCCTGGGTGGCGATGAGTTTTTGGTGTTGCTGGCGGATTTGAGCGCCGATGTCGAGCTTGCCGCGATGCAAACCAAGCAAGTCGGCGAAAAATTGTTGGACGCGTTGGCTCATCCTTACGATTTAAACGGCTATGAGTTCCATTGTTCGGCCAGTATCGGCATTCGCTTGTACCGCGATCATGAGGGTGCGGAAGAATTACTCCGGCACGCCGATCTTGCCATGTATCAAGCCAAAATTGCCGGGCGCAATACCGTGCGCTTCTTCGATCCGAGCATGCAGGCGTTGGCCACGGCTCGCGCCGATTTGGAAAAAGATTTGCGCCTTGCTCTGGCTCATAATCAGTTCAAGCTGTATTTTCAACCGCAGATGTATCGAAACCATCAAGTGGTGGGCGCCGAGGCGCTGTTGCGTTGGCAGCATCCGCAACGCGGATTGGTATCGCCGTTGGAGTTTATTTCCCTGGCGGAAAAAACCAGTTTGATTCTGCCGATTGGCCAGTGCGTGCTGGAAGCCGCCTGCACGCAACTGAAGCAGTGGGAGGAACATGCCTATTCGCAGCAGTTTCGGTTAGCCGTCAATGTCAGTGCGCGCCAGTTTAGATCGGCGGATTTTGTCGAGCAGGTGCGGCGGGCGCTGGATAACAATGGCGTTAACCCGGACTTGCTGGAACTAGAACTGACTGAAAGTCTGGTACTGGAGAATATCAACGACACTATCCTGAAGATGCACGCACTCAGAGAGATAGGGGTGCGCTTTTCGTTGGACGACTTCGGTACCGGATACTCGTCGTTTTCCTATCTGACTCAGTTGCCGTTCGACCAGTTAAAAATTGACCGCTCCTTTGTGCATAACATCGGTGTCAAGACCAGCGATGCGGTGATCGTGCAAACCATCATCGGCATGGCCCATAACTTGGGGATAGAGGTGATTGCCGAAGGGGTCGAAACCGATGCGCAACGTTTGTTTCTGGAACAGCACGGCTGCCACGCCTGTCAGGGATTTTTGTTCAGCAAGCCGGTGCCGATAGACGAGTTTATGGCCTGGAGCCGGCGTTTGCCCAAGTGTTAACCCAGCCTGTCAATGTAGCCGCTCCGGCTATCAGGCATGCACCTGGCCTTCAGCGGAATTGTTGGTATATTTCTATTTCTTGCCGTTTTTTACTAAATTGGATTTGCCGGGGCTCCGAATGAAATCGTCTGATACAGATCCGTACAGTTTCCGGCAGGCAGTCCGCGAGGCGTTGAAGGGCGCAAGCAATGACTATCATAACCGCTTAAATCAACACAGTTTGCTGGTTGGAATAACCCGGACAGGCTATTCGCTGGATAAATACCGAAAACTGTTATCCGCTTACTACCATCTCTATCAGGCTTTGGAAGATCGGTTAATTGCCTTTCAGTCTTCTCAACACTGTCAATTCGACTATTCTCAACGTGTCAAGCTGCCCTGGATTTGCCGCGACCTGGATTTTTTGGGAGTAGACCCGCTTGCAGCGGGATATGGCATAGCGCAAAACGCACTGGCGCCGCAGGTAGCCAGCATGGGTGAATATACCGGGGTTTTATACGTGATCGAGGGGTCGATGTTGGGCGGACAGCTTATTTCGCGTAGCCTAGAGGCATACCATGGGTTGAGCGGCGAAGCCGGTGCTTGCTTTTACCGCGGCTATGGTCAGGACACCGGGCTTATGTGGCAAGATTTTCTGCGGTTTGCGGAAAACCTTGCCGGTGACGATCACCAGCGTTTGGCAGCCGAGCACGCGGCCTGCCAAACGTTTCAATTTTTTATTCAGGTGTTGGATGACTATGCCTATTCGTAAGTCACATGTTCTGCGCCTTGTCTAATGGGTGATATTGATCAGCAGGCGTTGCAACAGGCCCTGGAAAAGTGCGCGGCAGAGCCCATTCACCAGATCGGGCAGATTCAGCCGCACGGCGTCTTACTGGTTCTGAGTGCGGATCATCCTTACCTGGTATTACAGGCCAGCGCCAACTTTAGCGAATTTTTCAGCGAATTGACCGGCGATGTTTGCGGCAAACCGCTTCAGGAACTGGTCGGCGAAAAAACTGCCGGGCAAATCGAGCAAATGTTTCAATCGGCGCAGTGTAAGAATACTGCCGCCGGGAAACTCAGCATACCCCAACACCGCGGCCCTCTTGATCTACAAGCCCATGCTTATGTCAGTGACGGGCTATATGTGCTGGAACTCGTGCCTGATCTCGATGCCGACCAAGAAGGCAGACTGTCCGAATTGCTGATGCAGATGCAGGAATCATTGCTGCGATACGACGCGAATAGCGATTTCTCACGCTATTTCGATGATGTCGCGCTGTTGGTGCGGCGGATGAGCGGCTACGATAGCGTGATGATCTATCGGTTTGACTCCCATTGGAACGGTCAAGTGATCAGCCAAAATAGCGTGGACCATGCACCGTCCTATCTGGGGTTGCACTTTCCGGCCAGCGATATTCCGGCCCAAGCACGGCGGCTTTATACGTGTAATCTGGTGCGCTTGGTTGCCGATATTGATGCCGAGCCTGTGCCCATTTTACCTGGCGTCAATCCCGTTACCGAAAGGCCCTTGGATATGAGTTACTCGGCGTTGCGCTGTCTGTCGCCGATACATATCCAGTATTTGCGCAATATCGGTGTGCAGGGTTCGATGGTGATTTCCTTGCTGCAAAACGGCCGATTGTGGGGGTTGATAGCTTGTCATCACTTCACGGTAAAACGCGTGTCGATTGCCCAACGTGAGGCCGTGACGTTTATAAGCCGGATGGTGTCGTCGAAATTGTCGTCGATTGAGGCACTAGAGCAGTACAACTGCGTTGCCAGCGCCAATCATGTGATCGGTGAGTTGCTGAATTATATTTTTACCGATCAAGAGCAGATGGTCCTCAAAAGATTACTACCGCAATTGATGTCGTTGCTGGATGCTAACGGCATAGTAGCTGTGGTGGAAGGTAAGCGGCATGTTTACGGGGAGATGCTGAAGCCTGGGGACCTAAGGGCGTTATTACTCTGGCTGGGCAAACAAGCCAGCGGCCAGATATTTAGTTCTGATCATCTTGCCAATGATTTTGTCCCTGCCGAAAAATACCAGCATATCGCCTCGGGGATATTAACCACTCCGCTGCCCGGCGATATGCGCAATGTCATCGTGTGGTTCAGGCAGGAAAAGCCGCGCACTGTCAATTGGGCGGGCAAGGCTGAGAAAGGCTTGGTGATGGATCAGAACGGAAACTATCAACTTACCCCGCGCCAGTCATTCGAAATGTGGACGGAATTGTGGCGCGGTCGCAGCGAACCTTGGTCGCATGTACAAATCGACATTGCCCGGATGTTGGCGATGACCTTGCCCGAGGGCTTGGCGCAAAAAAGTCGGTTGGAGCAGGCGCTGAGGAAACAACAGTTATTGGACGCGGAGCTGCGGATTGCCGCTACCGCTTTTGAGTCGCAGGAAGGCATCGTAGTCTTGGATGAGAATCGCTTGATATTACGGGTAAACCAGGCGTTTACCCGCATTACCGGTTACCTCAGCGAGGAAGTAGTAGGCAAGAATCCGCGGGTACTGGAATTGGATTTGCAGGGCGTAGGCTATTACGCGGAAATGTGGGAAAGGGTCGATAATTCAGGGGTCTGGGAAGGCGAGATTTGTAGTAAACGCAAGGACGGTAAGGTGTTTCCCATTCATTTGGCCATCAGCACGGTGAAGGATCAGGAGGGTTGTGTCAAAAATTATGTGGCCACGTTTGTTGATATTACCTCCATTAAAGCGGCTGCCGAGGAAATCGAGCGCTTGGCGTTTTACGATCCGCTGACCGGTTTGCCCAATCGCCGCCTACTGCAAGATCGCTTGAAACGAGCCCTGATTGCCAGTGCACGTAGTGGACGGGAGGGCGCCATACTGTTTATCGATCTGGATAATTTCAAAACTCTGAATGACACCCTTGGGCATGACATGGGAGATTTGTTGTTGCAATTGGTGGCGCAACGTTTGGTGGCTTGCGTACGCGAAGGCGATACTGTGTCTCGATTGGGTGGGGACGAGTTTGTCGTGATGTTGACCGATCTGAGTGACGAAGTGCTTGATGCCGGTGCACAGACCGAAATTATAGCCAATAAAATCCTCAGTGCCTTGACGCAAACCTACCGGCTTGCCGACCACGAATATCGCAATTCACCCAGTATCGGCGCGGTGTTATTCAACGACCACGAATCGGACATGGAAAGTTTGCTGAAACAAGCCGATATTGCCATGTACCAGGCAAAAAAAGCCGGGCGGAATACCATACGTTTCTTCGACCCGGCAATGCAGGCCAGTATCAATGCGCGGGTCAAACTGGAGGCGGACTTACACTGCGCTTTAGCGAATAAGCAATTCCAACTGTATTATCAGCCGCAAGTCTCACAGGGTTTGGATATTATCGGTGCTGAAGTCTTAATCCGTTTTCAACACCCCGAACGCGGCTTGGTTTCACCGGCGGAGTTTATACCCTTGGCCGAGGATATCGGTTTGATAGTGCCGATAGGGCGTTGGGTACTGGAAACCGTTTGCCGCCAGCTTAAGAGTTGGGAAAGCCGCGCGCATACCCAGCATTTGCAACTGGCTGCGAATGTCAGTGCCCGGCAGTTTAGGCAATCTGATTTCGTCGACGTGGTGCGGCAAATCATTCGAGAGAGCGATATCAATCCCAATCGGTTGAAGTTGGAGTTAACTGAAAGTCTGGTGCTGGACGACATTGATGAGACCATCCGCAAAATGCATGCGCTACGGGAAATTGGCGTAGGTTTTTCAATGGACGATTTCGGTACCGGGAATTCCTCGCTATCCAATCTCAGAAAACTGCCTATCGATCAATTGAAGATTGATCAAAGCTTTGTGCGGGATATTTCTGTTGATCCGGACGATACGGTGATTGTGCAAACGATTATCGCCATGGCGAATAATCTGGGTCTGGACGTCATAGCCGAAGGGGTGGAAACCGAAGAACAACGTCGGTTTCTGGAAAACCATGGCTGCCATACATTTCAAGGCTATCTCTACAGTAAACCTTTGCCGTTAGATGGTTTTGAGCGCTTATTAGCCTTAAGGGAACATTGAACGAGCTGATTCCGCTCACAGCGCTACAAACTCGCCGAACGGAATTACCGACTACCGGCCCCATATGTTCGCCGAAGGGTCTGATTCGAGCCTCCTAACGCGGGCTGCACTTGTTTTATTCTGAGGTGAGTCCAATCATCATGGGCGGCATCTGACCTGGTATATACCGGTCAAAAAATTCCCACGGCAAATACTTATCTGTAGAATCGCGGTTTTTTGCCAAGCGATCCGGGGAGCAAAAGTCGAATGGGTAGAGCGTATCAAAACCGTAAAGTGTCCATGGCCAAAACGGCTGATGCCAAGGCCAAGGTTTACAGCAAATATGGCCGGGAAATCTATATGGCCGCCAAATCCGGCGGTATCGATCCATCCGGCAATTTGACCTTGCGGGGGTTGATCGATAGAGCCAAAAAAGACCAGGTGCCTACCCATGTTATTGAAAAAGCCATCGATAAAGCGAAGGGCGGCGGCGGGGAAGATTTCGCGCCCGCCCGCTACGAAGGCTTTGGACCTGGCGGTTGCATGGTGATAGTCGATTGCTTGACCGACAATCCTAATCGCACCTTTGGCGATGTGCGCCTGTGTTTTACCAAAACCAAATGCAAGATCGGCACCCAGGGTGCGGTCAGTCATATGTTCGATCATGCGGCCATCTTGGCTTTTAAATATGGCGACGAAGATGCGGTACTGGAAGCGCTACTGAGCGCGGATGTGGATGTGTCCGACATCGAAAACGAAGACGGCAAGTTGACCGTGTTTACACCCCACGCCGACTACGCCAAAGCGAAGCAAGCCTTGACGGATTTGTTGGGCGAGATCGATTTTGAAGTGGATGAAATTCAATTTATGCCCAGAAGCGTTACCCCTATCGGTGGCGACGATGTGGCGATGTTCGAAAAGTTTTTGGATATGTTGAACGATCTGGACGACGTGCAAAACGTTTTTCATGATGCCGAGTATTAAGAGCAAAACCGCTCAGTAACTTGGGATATTAAATTCAGGAACCTTAGCGTTCCTGAGCTATTAAAACGCGTTGCCATTGCTTGTTTTAGCGTAATAACGCGGCTATTGTTTCCTTTTGTAAAACAAATAATGCTTATTCAATGGTATTGTTAATAAATTAGATCTATCTTATAGTGTAAGCGTGTTTATTACGGAGTAGAAAAAATGAATGACTTACAAAAAGATATCTTGAACGGTTTGGCCTTTATCACCGGCGTGATCGGTTTTATGTCAGGCGAATTTATTCTTTCATCGGCATTATTTGCTTCAACGACTGTCGCCAGCAATATCAGCGTAAATCGGAAGAAAAACCGCGATTAAGCGAGCTTGCAATAGGGTTTTACAGGGAAACAACGCATCGGCTGAGGCCGGGTGTTTTCCCGAACCTGCTGTACCTTATTTGGCTTTGTCCTATCTGAGCGATCAATAACTTTGCATGTGATCGACGGGTTTAAAAATCTATCCGCTCCGGTGCCACCCGTAAAACTTCCTCGATGGTGGTAATGCCGGCGGCAACTTTTTCCGCACCACTTAGCCTTAAAGGGCGCATGCCTTCTCTGATTGCTTGGCGTTGCAGCAAAAGTGTGTCGCAGCCTTCCACGATCAGTTTTTGCAGAGTCGGGTGGTTTTCGAAAATTTCGTAGATACCGATACGGCCGGCAAAGCCGGTATTACGGCAGCTCTTGCAACCAACAGCCTTATAAATGTGCTTAGGGGTAGCGACTTTAAAAGGCGCGACCAATGCCTGCCACTGCGCTTGGTCTAAGGTTGTCGCGGTTTTGCATTGCCCGCACAACACCCTTATCAAGCGTTGCGCCATTACCCCCAAAATGGTTTGTTGAATCAGATAGCCCGGCAGGCCAAGATTTAACAAACGCGTCACCGCAGCCGGCGCGCTATTGGTGTGGAGGGTGGAAATCACTAAATGTCCGGTCAGCGAGGCTTGCACCGCCATTTCCGCCGTCTCCAGGTCGCGAATCTCGCCCACCATAATAATGTCCGGATCTTGCCGCAGTAGGGTGCGAATACCGCTGGCGAAGTCCAAACCGATATTGGCCTGAGTCTGCATTTGATTGAAAGCCGGTTCGATTTGCTCGATCGGGTCTTCCACGGTGCACAGATTGATTTCCGATGTGGCCAGGCGCTTTAGCGTGGAATACAAGGTGGTGGTTTTACCGGAACCGGTCGGGCCGGTCACGAGAATAATGCCGTGGGTCTGTTCGGTCATCCGGTTCCAAATCGCCAGCTCCTGTTTATTGAAGCCCAACTGCTCGTAATCGCGCAGCAACACTTCCGGGTCGAAAATCCGCATTACCAATTTTTCGCCAAAGGCCGTTGGCATGGTCGAGAGTCGCAACTCGATTTCCTTGCCGTTGCTATTCTGAGTTTTGATCCGGCCGTCCTGCGGTAGGCGCTTTTCGGCAATATTCATCCTGCCCAGTATCTTCAAGCGACTAAGTACTGCATTCATAATCGGCATCGGGAGTTGATAAACCTTGTGCAGAATACCGTCTATCCTGAACCGCACATTGCCTTGTTGACGGCGTGGCTCGATATGAATATCGCTGGCACGCTGGTCGAAGGCATATTGCAGCAACCAGTTGACCAGATTGACCACATGCTGATTGTTCGCATCCAGATCGGCGCTTTTACTCAGTTCGACCAATTGTTCGAAGTTTTGGCCTTCTGCGGCGCGGCCATCGTTATGGGTTTGCGCGCCTTTCAGCGATTTGGAAAAGTTATAAAACTCATCCAGATAGCGCTTGATTTCGTCCGGATTGGCAAACACGCAGCGAATTTTGCCGTGGTGCATCTTCGCCAAGTCGAGTTGCCAGGCACGGATGAAGGGTTCGGCGGTGGCTACCACGATTTCATCGGCGTCGATCTTGATCGGCAGAATATTGTAATTGCCGGCGTAAGCTTTACTGAACAAGGCAGTGACCGTAGGTACGTCGATTTTTAGCGGGTCGAAATAGTAGTAAGGCATAGCCAGTTTTTTCGCCAGCCATTGGGTCAAGTCTTCCTGAGTCAACGGGGTGCCGAGCTGGCTTTGGTCGGCGAGTTCGCACTCCGCCAACACTTTTAACGGATGCTTGTTGAGATTGATTTTGGCGACCGCGTACTGCCGGCATTTTTCGACATCCTTGGTGGACAACATGCCGTCCTCTTCCAGCCACTTCACGATCTGGTTGATGTCCAGCTTTCTGTCTTCGGATTTGTGTTCTTCCCGCATGCGCCTGGTTTGCTATGATATATAGGTTTAGTCTAGCCAAATATGCCGGACGCTGTGTAGATTTGAAGCTTGGTGGTGGAATTTTTATGCAGAGCATGGAACACTGCGAAAAAAGCATTGTGAGACGATGACAAAGGCTATAATAGCGAATCGATTCTTTAATTCCGGGGTAGCTTAAGCCTTAACCCTATAATTAAAGCTTCCAGAAACAATATACTTTCAGGATTTTTAAGCGATGTTTACCCAATTGCATCCAGGCAAGAACCGTGCACTTTTGATCGAAGTGTGTTTATTGACCAGTGCACTGCTGCTGCCCGGATGCGCGAGTACCGAAAAGCGTGACGAGCTTTCGGTTTATGAGGCAGGCCACGCCGATCCGTACGAGGGATTTAACCGGTCTATGTACGGGTTTAACATGACACTGGACAAATATTTTTTTAAGCCTGTTTCCGATGGTTATAAATTTATTACGCCCGATTTCATGGAAACCGGTGTTAATAATTTCTTCACCAACTTGAAGGGTATTAACGTAGTGTTGAACGATGTCCTTCAGGGTAAATTCCAACAGAGCGCTTCGGACGCGGGACGCTTTTTAACCAATACCACCATTGGCGTGGGTGGCTTAATAGACGTCGCCAGCGAAGTCGGTTTAAAAAACAACGTTGAAGATTTTGGGCAAACTTTGGCTGTCTGGGGAGTCGGGCAGGGAGCGTATTTGGTGTTGCCGGTTTTTGGGCCCACCACTATTCGCGATGGCGGCGCGGGCATCCTCGATAGAGCTGCCAACCCAGGTACCTACGTGCCGGGCACCGGTATTCTCGAGGGGATAAATGATCGTGCAAATGCCGAAGGGGCATTGAACTTTATCAACGAGGCCGCGTTAGATCCCTATGTGTTCACCCGGGAATCCTTCCTGCAATACCGGCGTAATTTGGTGAATGACGGTAAAAACGAAAGTGCGAACTATGATCTGGATATTGATCCCACCGCTGACGTTGCGGCTGAATCTAAGCCCAAAAGCTCTGAAGCTCTCAAGCCATCGCTAGACACCACCAACAAGATTGAACAGAGTGTGTCACCATCCGTTCAGCCTGCTGTCGGCATTACTGCTGATACCGATGCCTTTAACAACATGTTGCAATCGTTTGAGGAAGCCTCAAACAAGCTGGATCAACTAAGTAAACACAGACGTAGAAAATGAGGTAAAGCCCTGGTTGAGGCCCTCTATGCGGCCCTCTCCAGGTAAACCCCTTTTGACTGTTTCTTAACGTATTAGGGAGGGCATTTTTTCCTCAACGGCGTATGCAACAAAGCCGCACGGGTGTAATCAGCAGTTTGTTGTTTCCGCGAATTTGACTTTTTATACCTCGGTTTAATCCGATGGTGCGGAATTATCGGATACAGATTGCTTTGCGGTTTGCCGCTTTTTCCTGACGGCATAGAAGTAGGTCATGCCGGAAATGGTGCCGCATACCGTGGCTAATTTATCCAGAATAGGCGCGACGGTTACTATCAAAGGTTCATCGACCAGCCCCAACCACACGCCAAAAGCGGTTAGTCCGGTCGGCGTGGCTATCGTCGCCGCGACAGCGGATAGGCCGGCGATGATACCGGTCGCCATGGCGATATGTTCCACCCTAGCGGCAATGGCTTCGTGATTCATGTGGATTGCGGGCGTATTATCGTGGACTAGTCGCAACCGGGTTTTCCCGGCAGCTAAGCAGAAAAATCGCCTGTATTTTAGTCATTTTCGAGGTGCTTGTCAGTGGGTGTGGGTAGCGAATGCTGGTGTAGATTATCTGCAATCGTTGGCGTTATCGGACTGAGGTTTCCTTGCTGTGCTGAGTGCTTTCAAGATTCGAAATTGGTGGTTGACATTCTTTTAAATCTGGAGTAATACGGTGTTCTATGGGAGTGAAACCCGCATGTTCATTCCGAAACCTGCCGCTGGCCTGCGGTGTATTGAGGGAGTTTAGATCGCTATGTCTTCCCTAACTGTTTCCAGTGTTAATCAATCCGGCTTTCAACAGTTGAGCGCGCTGACGGCCAAGAGAAATGCGGATCAGGCCGAGCAAATGGCGCAAGCGTTGCGAAAGCAGGCGGATGCCGTTCAAGCGCAGGCCGACCAATACGCAGCCAAAGCGCAGGATCTCGATTCTCAAGCCAGTAAGGCTAAGTCGAACTCCGACGCTGCACACTTGAGATTGAATCTGTCCAACGCTTTTCAAGAAGCGGGCACCCAGTTAACTAACACCATTCAGAACGCCGAGGTAAGACCGTCTACCTATTCGCAAACAGTGGTGGGTATAACGACAAGTTCTGCGGCTGATGACAATAAAGCCGTGGGGAGCACTATAGACATTGTTGCTTAGCCTGATTACCGTT encodes the following:
- a CDS encoding MlaA family lipoprotein; the protein is MFTQLHPGKNRALLIEVCLLTSALLLPGCASTEKRDELSVYEAGHADPYEGFNRSMYGFNMTLDKYFFKPVSDGYKFITPDFMETGVNNFFTNLKGINVVLNDVLQGKFQQSASDAGRFLTNTTIGVGGLIDVASEVGLKNNVEDFGQTLAVWGVGQGAYLVLPVFGPTTIRDGGAGILDRAANPGTYVPGTGILEGINDRANAEGALNFINEAALDPYVFTRESFLQYRRNLVNDGKNESANYDLDIDPTADVAAESKPKSSEALKPSLDTTNKIEQSVSPSVQPAVGITADTDAFNNMLQSFEEASNKLDQLSKHRRRK